Proteins encoded together in one Calonectris borealis chromosome W, bCalBor7.hap1.2, whole genome shotgun sequence window:
- the LOC142074758 gene encoding DDB1- and CUL4-associated factor 12 isoform X3: protein MARKTVSRKRKAAAAAAAGPGGLQGEQYGWDHSVHKRKRLPPVKRSLVYYLKGREVRMQNESSYHRLLHGYAAQQLPSLLKEREFHLGTLNKVFASQWLNHRQVVCGTKCNTLFVVDVQTGQITKIPILKDREPGMVNQQGCGIHAIELNPSRTLLATGGDNPNSLAIYRLPTLDPVCVGDDGHKDWIFSIAWISDTMAVSGSRDGSMGLWEVTEDVLSKSDARHNLSQVPVYAHITHRALKDIPKENTNPDNCKVRALAFNNKNKELGAVSLDGYFHLWKAEHTLSKLLSTKLPYCRENVCLAYGQEWSVYAVGSQAHVSFLDPRQPSHNVKSVCSKERGSGIRSVSFYEHIITVGTGQGSLLFYDIRAQRFLDEKPPRACYGQKQKLGGSEILKLTTGKGWLSLSQLAVSVMSCVRKSTGS, encoded by the exons ATGGCCCGGAAAACAGTTAGCAGGAAGCGGaaagcggcggcggccgccgccgcggggcccggggggCTCCAAGGGGAGCAG TATGGGTGGGATCACTCagttcacaaaaggaaaagacTCCCCCCGGTGAAAAGGTCTCTGGTGTACTACCTGAAAGGTAGAGAGGTCAGGATGCAGAATGAGTCCAGCTATCACCGCTTGTTGCACGGATATGCGGCCCAACAGCTTCCCAGCCTCCTGAAGGAGAGGGAATTTCACCTTGGAACCCTTAATAAAGTGTTTGCTTCCCAGTGGCTGAACCACCGACAAGTGGTGTGTGGGACAAAATGCAACACA ttatttgTAGTAGATGTCCAGACTGGTCAAATTACCAAGATTCCTATTCTGAAAGATCGTGAACCCGGCATGGTGAACCAGCAGGGTTGTGGTATTCATGCCATTGAGCTCAACCCCTCAAGGACCCTCCTAGCCACGGGTGGAGACAACCCCAACAGTCTTGCAATTTATCGTCTGCCTACTCTCGATCCTGTCTGTGTGGGAGAT gatggACATAAGGATTGGATATTTTCAATTGCATGGATCAGCGATACTATGGCTGTTTCTG GTTCCCGGGACGGTTCGATGGGTCTCTGGGAAGTCACAGAGGATGTGTTGTCCAAAAGTGATGCCAGGCATAATCTCTCTCAAGTTCCTGTCTATGCCCACATAACACACAGGGCTCTGAAGGATATCCCCAAGGAGAACACCAATCCTGACAACTGCAAAGTCCGAGCATTGGCTTTCAACAATAAGAACAAG gagcTGGGAGCTGTGTCCCTAGATGGGTATTTTCATCTTTGGAAAGCAGAGCACACACTATCAAag TTACTTTCCACAAAGTTGCCATACTGCAGGGAGAACGTGTGTTTGGCTTATGGTCAGGAGTGGTCAGTGTATGCAGTAGGATCACAGGCACATGTCTCCTTTCTGGATCCAAGGCAGCCTTCTCACAATGTTAAATCCGTCTGTTCCAAAGAACGAGGCAGTG GTATTCGATCGGTGAGCTTCTACGAGCACATCATCACAGTGGGAACGGGGCAAGGTTCTTTATTGTTTTACGACATCAGAGCCCAGAGGTTCCTGGATGAAAAGCCCCCACGTGCCTGCTATGGACAGAAGCAGAAATTAGGAGGAAGTGAAATTTTGAAGTTGACTACTGGGAAAGGCTGGCTG AGCCTTTCTCAGCTTGCTGTTTCTGTTATGAGCTGTGTCAGAAAGAGCACTGGATCCTGA
- the LOC142074758 gene encoding DDB1- and CUL4-associated factor 12 isoform X2 has product MARKTVSRKRKAAAAAAAGPGGLQGEQYGWDHSVHKRKRLPPVKRSLVYYLKGREVRMQNESSYHRLLHGYAAQQLPSLLKEREFHLGTLNKVFASQWLNHRQVVCGTKCNTLFVVDVQTGQITKIPILKDREPGMVNQQGCGIHAIELNPSRTLLATGGDNPNSLAIYRLPTLDPVCVGDDGHKDWIFSIAWISDTMAVSGSRDGSMGLWEVTEDVLSKSDARHNLSQVPVYAHITHRALKDIPKENTNPDNCKVRALAFNNKNKELGAVSLDGYFHLWKAEHTLSKLLSTKLPYCRENVCLAYGQEWSVYAVGSQAHVSFLDPRQPSHNVKSVCSKERGSGIRSVSFYEHIITVGTGQGSLLFYDIRAQRFLDEKPPRACYGQKQKLGGSEILKLTTGKGWLCHRCQRKNPGSGNPRPDVDLLIEAYSSSG; this is encoded by the exons ATGGCCCGGAAAACAGTTAGCAGGAAGCGGaaagcggcggcggccgccgccgcggggcccggggggCTCCAAGGGGAGCAG TATGGGTGGGATCACTCagttcacaaaaggaaaagacTCCCCCCGGTGAAAAGGTCTCTGGTGTACTACCTGAAAGGTAGAGAGGTCAGGATGCAGAATGAGTCCAGCTATCACCGCTTGTTGCACGGATATGCGGCCCAACAGCTTCCCAGCCTCCTGAAGGAGAGGGAATTTCACCTTGGAACCCTTAATAAAGTGTTTGCTTCCCAGTGGCTGAACCACCGACAAGTGGTGTGTGGGACAAAATGCAACACA ttatttgTAGTAGATGTCCAGACTGGTCAAATTACCAAGATTCCTATTCTGAAAGATCGTGAACCCGGCATGGTGAACCAGCAGGGTTGTGGTATTCATGCCATTGAGCTCAACCCCTCAAGGACCCTCCTAGCCACGGGTGGAGACAACCCCAACAGTCTTGCAATTTATCGTCTGCCTACTCTCGATCCTGTCTGTGTGGGAGAT gatggACATAAGGATTGGATATTTTCAATTGCATGGATCAGCGATACTATGGCTGTTTCTG GTTCCCGGGACGGTTCGATGGGTCTCTGGGAAGTCACAGAGGATGTGTTGTCCAAAAGTGATGCCAGGCATAATCTCTCTCAAGTTCCTGTCTATGCCCACATAACACACAGGGCTCTGAAGGATATCCCCAAGGAGAACACCAATCCTGACAACTGCAAAGTCCGAGCATTGGCTTTCAACAATAAGAACAAG gagcTGGGAGCTGTGTCCCTAGATGGGTATTTTCATCTTTGGAAAGCAGAGCACACACTATCAAag TTACTTTCCACAAAGTTGCCATACTGCAGGGAGAACGTGTGTTTGGCTTATGGTCAGGAGTGGTCAGTGTATGCAGTAGGATCACAGGCACATGTCTCCTTTCTGGATCCAAGGCAGCCTTCTCACAATGTTAAATCCGTCTGTTCCAAAGAACGAGGCAGTG GTATTCGATCGGTGAGCTTCTACGAGCACATCATCACAGTGGGAACGGGGCAAGGTTCTTTATTGTTTTACGACATCAGAGCCCAGAGGTTCCTGGATGAAAAGCCCCCACGTGCCTGCTATGGACAGAAGCAGAAATTAGGAGGAAGTGAAATTTTGAAGTTGACTACTGGGAAAGGCTGGCTG tgtcACCGGTGCCAAAGGAAAAATCCTGGGTCTGGAAATCCTCGCCCTGATGTTGATCTATTAATTGAAGCATATTCCAGCTCTGGGTGA
- the LOC142074758 gene encoding DDB1- and CUL4-associated factor 12 isoform X4: MARKTVSRKRKAAAAAAAGPGGLQGEQYGWDHSVHKRKRLPPVKRSLVYYLKGREVRMQNESSYHRLLHGYAAQQLPSLLKEREFHLGTLNKVFASQWLNHRQVVCGTKCNTLFVVDVQTGQITKIPILKDREPGMVNQQGCGIHAIELNPSRTLLATGGDNPNSLAIYRLPTLDPVCVGDDGHKDWIFSIAWISDTMAVSGSRDGSMGLWEVTEDVLSKSDARHNLSQVPVYAHITHRALKDIPKENTNPDNCKVRALAFNNKNKELGAVSLDGYFHLWKAEHTLSKLLSTKLPYCRENVCLAYGQEWSVYAVGSQAHVSFLDPRQPSHNVKSVCSKERGSGIRSVSFYEHIITVGTGQGSLLFYDIRAQRFLDEKPPRACYGQKQKLGGSEILKLTTGKGWLISQGS, from the exons ATGGCCCGGAAAACAGTTAGCAGGAAGCGGaaagcggcggcggccgccgccgcggggcccggggggCTCCAAGGGGAGCAG TATGGGTGGGATCACTCagttcacaaaaggaaaagacTCCCCCCGGTGAAAAGGTCTCTGGTGTACTACCTGAAAGGTAGAGAGGTCAGGATGCAGAATGAGTCCAGCTATCACCGCTTGTTGCACGGATATGCGGCCCAACAGCTTCCCAGCCTCCTGAAGGAGAGGGAATTTCACCTTGGAACCCTTAATAAAGTGTTTGCTTCCCAGTGGCTGAACCACCGACAAGTGGTGTGTGGGACAAAATGCAACACA ttatttgTAGTAGATGTCCAGACTGGTCAAATTACCAAGATTCCTATTCTGAAAGATCGTGAACCCGGCATGGTGAACCAGCAGGGTTGTGGTATTCATGCCATTGAGCTCAACCCCTCAAGGACCCTCCTAGCCACGGGTGGAGACAACCCCAACAGTCTTGCAATTTATCGTCTGCCTACTCTCGATCCTGTCTGTGTGGGAGAT gatggACATAAGGATTGGATATTTTCAATTGCATGGATCAGCGATACTATGGCTGTTTCTG GTTCCCGGGACGGTTCGATGGGTCTCTGGGAAGTCACAGAGGATGTGTTGTCCAAAAGTGATGCCAGGCATAATCTCTCTCAAGTTCCTGTCTATGCCCACATAACACACAGGGCTCTGAAGGATATCCCCAAGGAGAACACCAATCCTGACAACTGCAAAGTCCGAGCATTGGCTTTCAACAATAAGAACAAG gagcTGGGAGCTGTGTCCCTAGATGGGTATTTTCATCTTTGGAAAGCAGAGCACACACTATCAAag TTACTTTCCACAAAGTTGCCATACTGCAGGGAGAACGTGTGTTTGGCTTATGGTCAGGAGTGGTCAGTGTATGCAGTAGGATCACAGGCACATGTCTCCTTTCTGGATCCAAGGCAGCCTTCTCACAATGTTAAATCCGTCTGTTCCAAAGAACGAGGCAGTG GTATTCGATCGGTGAGCTTCTACGAGCACATCATCACAGTGGGAACGGGGCAAGGTTCTTTATTGTTTTACGACATCAGAGCCCAGAGGTTCCTGGATGAAAAGCCCCCACGTGCCTGCTATGGACAGAAGCAGAAATTAGGAGGAAGTGAAATTTTGAAGTTGACTACTGGGAAAGGCTGGCTG ATCAGCCAAGGTTCCTGA
- the LOC142074758 gene encoding DDB1- and CUL4-associated factor 12 isoform X6, which produces MARKTVSRKRKAAAAAAAGPGGLQGEQYGWDHSVHKRKRLPPVKRSLVYYLKGREVRMQNESSYHRLLHGYAAQQLPSLLKEREFHLGTLNKVFASQWLNHRQVVCGTKCNTDGHKDWIFSIAWISDTMAVSGSRDGSMGLWEVTEDVLSKSDARHNLSQVPVYAHITHRALKDIPKENTNPDNCKVRALAFNNKNKELGAVSLDGYFHLWKAEHTLSKLLSTKLPYCRENVCLAYGQEWSVYAVGSQAHVSFLDPRQPSHNVKSVCSKERGSGIRSVSFYEHIITVGTGQGSLLFYDIRAQRFLDEKPPRACYGQKQKLGGSEILKLTTGKGWLNHDETWRNYFSDINFFPNAVYTHCYDSSGTKLFVAGGPLPSGLHGNYAGLWS; this is translated from the exons ATGGCCCGGAAAACAGTTAGCAGGAAGCGGaaagcggcggcggccgccgccgcggggcccggggggCTCCAAGGGGAGCAG TATGGGTGGGATCACTCagttcacaaaaggaaaagacTCCCCCCGGTGAAAAGGTCTCTGGTGTACTACCTGAAAGGTAGAGAGGTCAGGATGCAGAATGAGTCCAGCTATCACCGCTTGTTGCACGGATATGCGGCCCAACAGCTTCCCAGCCTCCTGAAGGAGAGGGAATTTCACCTTGGAACCCTTAATAAAGTGTTTGCTTCCCAGTGGCTGAACCACCGACAAGTGGTGTGTGGGACAAAATGCAACACA gatggACATAAGGATTGGATATTTTCAATTGCATGGATCAGCGATACTATGGCTGTTTCTG GTTCCCGGGACGGTTCGATGGGTCTCTGGGAAGTCACAGAGGATGTGTTGTCCAAAAGTGATGCCAGGCATAATCTCTCTCAAGTTCCTGTCTATGCCCACATAACACACAGGGCTCTGAAGGATATCCCCAAGGAGAACACCAATCCTGACAACTGCAAAGTCCGAGCATTGGCTTTCAACAATAAGAACAAG gagcTGGGAGCTGTGTCCCTAGATGGGTATTTTCATCTTTGGAAAGCAGAGCACACACTATCAAag TTACTTTCCACAAAGTTGCCATACTGCAGGGAGAACGTGTGTTTGGCTTATGGTCAGGAGTGGTCAGTGTATGCAGTAGGATCACAGGCACATGTCTCCTTTCTGGATCCAAGGCAGCCTTCTCACAATGTTAAATCCGTCTGTTCCAAAGAACGAGGCAGTG GTATTCGATCGGTGAGCTTCTACGAGCACATCATCACAGTGGGAACGGGGCAAGGTTCTTTATTGTTTTACGACATCAGAGCCCAGAGGTTCCTGGATGAAAAGCCCCCACGTGCCTGCTATGGACAGAAGCAGAAATTAGGAGGAAGTGAAATTTTGAAGTTGACTACTGGGAAAGGCTGGCTG AATCATGATGAAACCTggaggaattatttttctgacaTAAATTTCTTCCCAAATGCTGTTTACACCCACTGCTACGACTCGTCTGGAACGAAACTCTTTGTGGCAGGAGGCCCCCTTCCATCAGGACTTCATGGGAACTACGCTGGTCTCTGGAGCTAA
- the LOC142074758 gene encoding DDB1- and CUL4-associated factor 12 isoform X1, which yields MARKTVSRKRKAAAAAAAGPGGLQGEQYGWDHSVHKRKRLPPVKRSLVYYLKGREVRMQNESSYHRLLHGYAAQQLPSLLKEREFHLGTLNKVFASQWLNHRQVVCGTKCNTLFVVDVQTGQITKIPILKDREPGMVNQQGCGIHAIELNPSRTLLATGGDNPNSLAIYRLPTLDPVCVGDDGHKDWIFSIAWISDTMAVSGSRDGSMGLWEVTEDVLSKSDARHNLSQVPVYAHITHRALKDIPKENTNPDNCKVRALAFNNKNKELGAVSLDGYFHLWKAEHTLSKLLSTKLPYCRENVCLAYGQEWSVYAVGSQAHVSFLDPRQPSHNVKSVCSKERGSGIRSVSFYEHIITVGTGQGSLLFYDIRAQRFLDEKPPRACYGQKQKLGGSEILKLTTGKGWLNHDETWRNYFSDINFFPNAVYTHCYDSSGTKLFVAGGPLPSGLHGNYAGLWS from the exons ATGGCCCGGAAAACAGTTAGCAGGAAGCGGaaagcggcggcggccgccgccgcggggcccggggggCTCCAAGGGGAGCAG TATGGGTGGGATCACTCagttcacaaaaggaaaagacTCCCCCCGGTGAAAAGGTCTCTGGTGTACTACCTGAAAGGTAGAGAGGTCAGGATGCAGAATGAGTCCAGCTATCACCGCTTGTTGCACGGATATGCGGCCCAACAGCTTCCCAGCCTCCTGAAGGAGAGGGAATTTCACCTTGGAACCCTTAATAAAGTGTTTGCTTCCCAGTGGCTGAACCACCGACAAGTGGTGTGTGGGACAAAATGCAACACA ttatttgTAGTAGATGTCCAGACTGGTCAAATTACCAAGATTCCTATTCTGAAAGATCGTGAACCCGGCATGGTGAACCAGCAGGGTTGTGGTATTCATGCCATTGAGCTCAACCCCTCAAGGACCCTCCTAGCCACGGGTGGAGACAACCCCAACAGTCTTGCAATTTATCGTCTGCCTACTCTCGATCCTGTCTGTGTGGGAGAT gatggACATAAGGATTGGATATTTTCAATTGCATGGATCAGCGATACTATGGCTGTTTCTG GTTCCCGGGACGGTTCGATGGGTCTCTGGGAAGTCACAGAGGATGTGTTGTCCAAAAGTGATGCCAGGCATAATCTCTCTCAAGTTCCTGTCTATGCCCACATAACACACAGGGCTCTGAAGGATATCCCCAAGGAGAACACCAATCCTGACAACTGCAAAGTCCGAGCATTGGCTTTCAACAATAAGAACAAG gagcTGGGAGCTGTGTCCCTAGATGGGTATTTTCATCTTTGGAAAGCAGAGCACACACTATCAAag TTACTTTCCACAAAGTTGCCATACTGCAGGGAGAACGTGTGTTTGGCTTATGGTCAGGAGTGGTCAGTGTATGCAGTAGGATCACAGGCACATGTCTCCTTTCTGGATCCAAGGCAGCCTTCTCACAATGTTAAATCCGTCTGTTCCAAAGAACGAGGCAGTG GTATTCGATCGGTGAGCTTCTACGAGCACATCATCACAGTGGGAACGGGGCAAGGTTCTTTATTGTTTTACGACATCAGAGCCCAGAGGTTCCTGGATGAAAAGCCCCCACGTGCCTGCTATGGACAGAAGCAGAAATTAGGAGGAAGTGAAATTTTGAAGTTGACTACTGGGAAAGGCTGGCTG AATCATGATGAAACCTggaggaattatttttctgacaTAAATTTCTTCCCAAATGCTGTTTACACCCACTGCTACGACTCGTCTGGAACGAAACTCTTTGTGGCAGGAGGCCCCCTTCCATCAGGACTTCATGGGAACTACGCTGGTCTCTGGAGCTAA
- the LOC142074758 gene encoding DDB1- and CUL4-associated factor 12 isoform X5 codes for MARKTVSRKRKAAAAAAAGPGGLQGEQYGWDHSVHKRKRLPPVKRSLVYYLKGREVRMQNESSYHRLLHGYAAQQLPSLLKEREFHLGTLNKVFASQWLNHRQVVCGTKCNTLFVVDVQTGQITKIPILKDREPGMVNQQGCGIHAIELNPSRTLLATGGDNPNSLAIYRLPTLDPVCVGDDGHKDWIFSIAWISDTMAVSGSRDGSMGLWEVTEDVLSKSDARHNLSQVPVYAHITHRALKDIPKENTNPDNCKVRALAFNNKNKELGAVSLDGYFHLWKAEHTLSKLLSTKLPYCRENVCLAYGQEWSVYAVGSQAHVSFLDPRQPSHNVKSVCSKERGSGIRSVSFYEHIITVGTGQGSLLFYDIRAQRFLDEKPPRACYGQKQKLGGSEILKLTTGKGWLKVAM; via the exons ATGGCCCGGAAAACAGTTAGCAGGAAGCGGaaagcggcggcggccgccgccgcggggcccggggggCTCCAAGGGGAGCAG TATGGGTGGGATCACTCagttcacaaaaggaaaagacTCCCCCCGGTGAAAAGGTCTCTGGTGTACTACCTGAAAGGTAGAGAGGTCAGGATGCAGAATGAGTCCAGCTATCACCGCTTGTTGCACGGATATGCGGCCCAACAGCTTCCCAGCCTCCTGAAGGAGAGGGAATTTCACCTTGGAACCCTTAATAAAGTGTTTGCTTCCCAGTGGCTGAACCACCGACAAGTGGTGTGTGGGACAAAATGCAACACA ttatttgTAGTAGATGTCCAGACTGGTCAAATTACCAAGATTCCTATTCTGAAAGATCGTGAACCCGGCATGGTGAACCAGCAGGGTTGTGGTATTCATGCCATTGAGCTCAACCCCTCAAGGACCCTCCTAGCCACGGGTGGAGACAACCCCAACAGTCTTGCAATTTATCGTCTGCCTACTCTCGATCCTGTCTGTGTGGGAGAT gatggACATAAGGATTGGATATTTTCAATTGCATGGATCAGCGATACTATGGCTGTTTCTG GTTCCCGGGACGGTTCGATGGGTCTCTGGGAAGTCACAGAGGATGTGTTGTCCAAAAGTGATGCCAGGCATAATCTCTCTCAAGTTCCTGTCTATGCCCACATAACACACAGGGCTCTGAAGGATATCCCCAAGGAGAACACCAATCCTGACAACTGCAAAGTCCGAGCATTGGCTTTCAACAATAAGAACAAG gagcTGGGAGCTGTGTCCCTAGATGGGTATTTTCATCTTTGGAAAGCAGAGCACACACTATCAAag TTACTTTCCACAAAGTTGCCATACTGCAGGGAGAACGTGTGTTTGGCTTATGGTCAGGAGTGGTCAGTGTATGCAGTAGGATCACAGGCACATGTCTCCTTTCTGGATCCAAGGCAGCCTTCTCACAATGTTAAATCCGTCTGTTCCAAAGAACGAGGCAGTG GTATTCGATCGGTGAGCTTCTACGAGCACATCATCACAGTGGGAACGGGGCAAGGTTCTTTATTGTTTTACGACATCAGAGCCCAGAGGTTCCTGGATGAAAAGCCCCCACGTGCCTGCTATGGACAGAAGCAGAAATTAGGAGGAAGTGAAATTTTGAAGTTGACTACTGGGAAAGGCTGGCTG